The following coding sequences lie in one Klebsiella huaxiensis genomic window:
- a CDS encoding helix-turn-helix domain-containing protein: protein MTQPISLIAKSLVRERARTGLSLAEVARRAGIAKSTLSQLESGNGNPSLETLWALCVALDIPFARLLEPQVNTTQVIRRGEGMKVVAEQANYQAILLAACPPGARRDIYLLLTQPGADRISQPHPPGSVEHIIVTQGRARVGLTEAPEELGEGDYICYPADREHVFQALEPDTQALLVAEQN from the coding sequence ATGACTCAGCCAATTAGCCTGATAGCCAAAAGTCTGGTACGTGAACGTGCGCGCACCGGGCTTTCCCTCGCTGAAGTTGCGCGGCGAGCGGGGATTGCCAAATCGACGTTATCGCAGCTGGAATCTGGCAACGGCAATCCGAGCCTGGAAACCTTGTGGGCGCTCTGCGTGGCGCTTGATATTCCTTTTGCCCGCCTGCTGGAGCCGCAGGTCAATACGACCCAGGTGATCCGTCGCGGCGAGGGGATGAAAGTTGTCGCCGAGCAGGCAAACTATCAGGCGATCCTCCTGGCTGCATGCCCGCCGGGCGCACGGCGCGATATTTATCTCTTGTTGACCCAGCCGGGAGCGGACCGTATTTCACAGCCGCATCCGCCGGGTTCAGTGGAGCATATTATTGTCACCCAGGGGCGAGCGCGGGTTGGCCTGACGGAAGCACCGGAAGAACTGGGCGAAGGGGATTACATTTGCTATCCCGCAGACCGGGAGCACGTTTTCCAGGCACTGGAGCCGGACACCCAGGCGCTGCTGGTGGCCGAGCAGAACTAG
- a CDS encoding substrate-binding domain-containing protein — protein MSLKAIAKELGISVTTVSRALNGYDDVSQETRARVEAEAQRRGYRPNTFARRLKMGKIDAVGLVFPVRPAPLNNNVFLDMVGEISHELARYEIDLLLIADDEQADKHGYMRMVQSRRVDALIVAHTLDDDPRLIQLLSSGFPFLALGRSRLPQPYAWFDFDNQAGTYRATRHLISQGHQRIALLSENNNQAFITQRRNGYLQALREAGLAEDWLRSVSPTRRSGFQATMELLRLPEPPTAIVTDCNSHGDGAAMALAQLGRLTGENRVSLVVYDGLPQDSIIETPVGAVIQSTRQGVGRQIASMVRRLIAGDDLASLQVLWQPEFVPGETA, from the coding sequence ATGTCGTTGAAAGCCATTGCTAAAGAACTTGGGATCTCGGTCACGACCGTCAGCCGTGCGTTAAACGGCTACGACGACGTGTCGCAGGAGACGCGCGCCCGCGTGGAAGCCGAAGCGCAGCGTCGCGGATATCGCCCGAATACCTTCGCCCGACGCCTGAAGATGGGCAAAATTGACGCCGTTGGCCTCGTGTTTCCTGTGCGTCCTGCGCCGCTGAATAACAATGTCTTTCTCGATATGGTGGGTGAAATCAGCCACGAGCTGGCGCGCTATGAGATTGATTTACTACTGATTGCCGATGATGAACAAGCCGACAAGCACGGGTATATGCGGATGGTGCAGAGCCGTCGCGTTGATGCGTTAATCGTCGCCCACACCCTTGACGACGACCCGCGCCTGATTCAATTGCTCTCATCCGGTTTTCCGTTTCTGGCCCTGGGCCGCAGCCGCCTGCCGCAGCCCTATGCCTGGTTTGATTTCGACAACCAGGCCGGAACCTATCGCGCTACCCGCCACCTGATTAGCCAGGGGCATCAGCGCATCGCGTTATTGAGCGAAAATAACAATCAGGCGTTTATCACTCAGCGTCGCAACGGCTACCTGCAAGCGCTGCGCGAAGCCGGATTAGCCGAGGACTGGCTGCGCAGCGTGTCGCCAACCCGCCGCAGTGGGTTTCAGGCGACGATGGAGCTGCTGCGTTTGCCTGAACCGCCCACGGCGATCGTCACCGATTGTAATAGCCATGGTGACGGCGCGGCGATGGCCCTGGCTCAGTTGGGACGTCTTACCGGCGAAAATCGCGTTTCGCTGGTGGTTTACGACGGCTTGCCGCAGGACAGCATCATTGAAACCCCGGTCGGCGCGGTGATTCAATCTACTCGCCAGGGCGTGGGTCGCCAGATAGCCAGCATGGTTCGTCGCTTGATTGCCGGTGACGATCTCGCCTCTCTCCAGGTGCTCTGGCAGCCCGAATTTGTCCCAGGCGAAACCGCCTGA
- a CDS encoding MFS transporter, with protein sequence MNPTVCTHKNNPNFWIFGLFFFLYFFIMATCFPFLPIWLSDVIGLNKTETGIVFSSLSLFAICFQPILGVISDKLGLKKHLMWIVTVLLVLIAPFFLYVFAPLLKTNIWLGALSGGAYIGFVFSAGAGAMEAYIERVSRNSGFEYGKARTFGCLGWALCATTAGMLFSVNPEWVFWMGSAAALVLVVLVAIAKPQASQSAQVMDSLGANRPAVDLKTAVSMFRQRKMWMFILYVIGVACVYDVFDQQFATFFKSFFATPESGTRAFGFATTAGEICNAIIMFSSPWIINRIGAKNTLLIAGMVMAARMIGSSFATTAAEVVALKMLHALEVPFLLVGAFKYITGVFDVRLSATIYLVGFQFSKQVAAIFLSAFAGNMYDRIGFQDTYMILGGIALAVTLISAFTLSGKSKSEAVNKNAMTV encoded by the coding sequence ATGAACCCGACCGTCTGTACCCATAAAAACAACCCCAATTTCTGGATTTTCGGGCTGTTCTTCTTTCTCTACTTTTTCATTATGGCCACCTGCTTTCCGTTTTTGCCGATCTGGCTATCGGATGTCATCGGCCTGAATAAAACCGAGACCGGTATCGTTTTCTCCAGCCTGTCGCTGTTCGCTATCTGCTTTCAGCCCATCCTGGGCGTGATTTCCGATAAGCTCGGGCTGAAAAAGCACCTGATGTGGATAGTGACCGTGCTGTTGGTGCTGATTGCACCCTTTTTCCTCTACGTTTTTGCGCCGCTGTTGAAAACCAATATCTGGCTCGGCGCGCTCAGCGGTGGGGCTTATATTGGCTTTGTTTTCTCCGCCGGTGCCGGGGCGATGGAAGCCTATATTGAACGCGTGAGCCGCAATAGCGGGTTTGAGTACGGCAAGGCGCGTACCTTTGGCTGCCTCGGCTGGGCGCTGTGCGCAACCACGGCGGGGATGTTGTTCAGCGTAAACCCTGAGTGGGTATTCTGGATGGGATCGGCCGCCGCGCTGGTGTTGGTCGTGCTGGTGGCTATCGCTAAACCGCAGGCCAGTCAGAGCGCCCAGGTGATGGATTCTTTGGGCGCGAATCGCCCTGCGGTGGATTTAAAAACCGCCGTGAGCATGTTCCGTCAGCGCAAAATGTGGATGTTTATCCTGTATGTGATTGGCGTAGCCTGTGTGTATGACGTCTTCGATCAGCAGTTTGCCACTTTCTTTAAATCCTTCTTTGCCACTCCAGAGTCAGGCACCCGGGCCTTTGGTTTTGCGACCACCGCCGGGGAAATATGCAACGCGATTATTATGTTCAGCTCACCGTGGATTATTAACCGCATCGGGGCGAAGAACACGCTACTGATTGCCGGGATGGTGATGGCGGCAAGGATGATTGGTTCATCGTTTGCCACCACGGCTGCGGAAGTGGTGGCCCTGAAAATGCTCCACGCGCTGGAAGTCCCGTTCCTGCTGGTGGGCGCATTTAAATATATTACCGGCGTGTTTGATGTCCGGCTGTCGGCGACGATTTACCTGGTCGGTTTCCAGTTCTCCAAACAGGTTGCAGCGATTTTCCTTTCTGCTTTTGCCGGGAATATGTATGACCGGATCGGTTTCCAGGATACCTATATGATCCTCGGCGGAATTGCCCTGGCCGTCACGCTAATCTCCGCCTTTACCTTGTCGGGTAAATCAAAGTCTGAAGCTGTGAATAAAAACGCAATGACGGTTTGA
- a CDS encoding AAA family ATPase: MNRHLTPDRKTVILINGIPASGKSTVTRQLSATFNLPLLTIDGIKEPFMARFTDIDRHFNRQLGCAAYEVIWSIVGQSSAGCVWLIDAWFGFQPREMLQQLLQQAGVEKVLEVWNQISPELAVSRYASRLQDRKPGHPGEEYLPELAQLAQRAQPMRLGPVFTVDQLQLPDIELLNEWIEIQIRNENCRPDKTR, encoded by the coding sequence ATGAACAGACATCTCACTCCAGACCGCAAAACGGTGATTTTAATTAACGGCATTCCCGCATCGGGTAAAAGCACCGTCACCCGGCAGCTCTCGGCAACATTTAATCTGCCGCTACTCACCATCGACGGTATTAAGGAGCCGTTTATGGCGCGCTTTACTGATATTGATCGTCATTTCAACCGGCAGTTGGGTTGTGCCGCCTATGAGGTCATATGGTCGATTGTTGGCCAGTCGTCGGCAGGCTGCGTCTGGTTAATTGACGCCTGGTTTGGTTTTCAGCCGCGTGAAATGTTGCAGCAGTTGCTGCAACAAGCGGGAGTGGAAAAGGTCCTTGAAGTCTGGAATCAGATCTCGCCAGAGCTGGCGGTGTCGCGCTACGCCAGTCGGTTGCAGGACCGTAAACCGGGGCATCCGGGCGAAGAGTATCTCCCGGAGCTGGCCCAGCTGGCGCAACGGGCGCAACCAATGCGCTTGGGACCGGTATTTACGGTAGATCAACTGCAGCTACCAGACATTGAACTCTTAAATGAGTGGATTGAAATACAGATAAGGAATGAAAACTGTAGGCCGGATAAGACGCGTTAG
- a CDS encoding alpha-galactosidase, with product MSDSILRLQSAVADVVIKTHPFAEIIYWGPHLSHFSPQDAVSLARPVANSRVDVDSPVTLMAELGHGLFGAPGIEGHRQGLDASPIFTTTDVVQDGQNLTITSEDVQAGLRLCSEIQLDSSGVLSVRHGLTNLRAQPWQVDRLAITLPVAERAREVMAFHGRWIREFQPHRLILEHDSFVLENRRGRTSHEHFPALITGSKAFSEMQGEVWGVHLGWSGNHRLRAEAKTDGRRYLQAEALYLPGEMALTEGETLWTPNLYASYSAQGLNGMSQQFHRYLREQIIRFPGNKPRPVHLNTWEGIYFDHNPQYIMRMADEAAELGVERFIIDDGWFKGRNDDWAALGDWYLDEKKYPNGLTPVIDHVKSLGMEFGIWVEPEMISPNSDLYRAHPDWVLALPGYTLIPGRHQFVLNLNIPEAFDYLLERMSWLLGEHAVDYVKWDMNRELVQPGHNGKAAADAQTRQFYRLLDTLVARFPHIEFESCSSGGGRIDYEVLKRSHRFWASDNNDALERNTIQRGMSYFFPPEVMGAHIGNRHCHATFRQHSIAFRGLTALFGHMGLELDPVSADEQERAGYRKYAALHKQWRDLIHHGVQWRADMPDATTLAHGVVSEDKSQAIFLVSQLAMPDYTLMAPLRVAGLDAGASYQVTLLDHPNIQITGEGGHTMRKLPEWMMTPQTVSGEWLQQAGLALPILDPESAILIGLQRV from the coding sequence ATGTCTGATTCGATTTTACGCCTGCAAAGCGCAGTGGCTGATGTGGTGATAAAAACCCATCCGTTCGCCGAAATTATCTACTGGGGGCCGCATTTAAGCCACTTTTCGCCGCAGGATGCGGTCAGTCTGGCTCGTCCGGTCGCCAATAGCCGCGTGGACGTCGATTCACCGGTGACGTTAATGGCCGAGCTGGGCCACGGTCTGTTCGGCGCGCCGGGTATTGAAGGTCATCGCCAGGGTCTGGACGCCTCGCCGATTTTTACCACCACTGATGTGGTGCAGGATGGGCAAAATTTAACGATTACCAGTGAAGATGTGCAGGCAGGCCTGCGGCTATGCAGTGAAATCCAGCTCGACAGCAGCGGCGTACTGAGCGTTCGTCATGGTTTAACTAACCTGCGCGCGCAGCCCTGGCAGGTGGACCGTCTGGCGATTACGCTGCCGGTCGCGGAGCGAGCCCGCGAAGTGATGGCCTTTCATGGCCGCTGGATCCGCGAATTCCAGCCCCATCGTCTGATTCTCGAACATGACAGCTTCGTGCTGGAAAACCGCCGCGGACGCACCTCTCATGAACATTTTCCGGCGCTGATTACCGGTAGCAAAGCCTTTAGCGAGATGCAGGGCGAAGTGTGGGGCGTTCATCTGGGCTGGAGCGGCAACCACCGTCTGCGGGCGGAGGCCAAAACCGATGGTCGCCGCTATCTGCAGGCGGAAGCCCTCTACTTGCCGGGCGAAATGGCGCTGACGGAAGGCGAAACGCTGTGGACCCCAAACCTCTACGCTAGCTACTCCGCGCAAGGGCTGAACGGCATGAGCCAGCAGTTCCATCGCTACCTGCGCGAACAGATTATTCGTTTCCCGGGCAACAAACCGCGCCCGGTGCACCTCAATACCTGGGAAGGGATCTATTTCGACCACAACCCGCAATACATCATGCGCATGGCGGATGAGGCGGCGGAGCTGGGCGTCGAGCGCTTTATCATCGACGACGGCTGGTTTAAAGGGCGCAACGACGACTGGGCGGCGCTCGGCGACTGGTATCTCGATGAGAAAAAATACCCTAACGGCCTGACCCCGGTTATCGACCACGTGAAGTCGCTGGGAATGGAATTTGGTATCTGGGTTGAGCCGGAAATGATTAGCCCGAACTCGGATTTATATCGTGCCCATCCGGATTGGGTGCTTGCGCTGCCGGGCTATACGCTGATCCCTGGGCGTCATCAGTTTGTGCTGAACCTGAATATCCCAGAAGCCTTTGACTATCTGCTAGAGCGGATGAGCTGGCTGCTGGGCGAGCACGCTGTGGATTATGTGAAGTGGGATATGAACCGCGAGCTGGTGCAGCCAGGGCATAACGGCAAAGCCGCCGCCGACGCGCAGACTCGTCAGTTCTACCGTCTGCTGGATACTCTGGTGGCCCGTTTCCCGCATATCGAATTTGAATCCTGCTCCTCCGGCGGTGGGCGTATTGACTATGAAGTGCTGAAGCGCAGCCACCGCTTCTGGGCTTCCGATAATAACGATGCGCTGGAGCGCAATACCATCCAGCGTGGCATGAGCTACTTCTTCCCGCCGGAAGTGATGGGCGCACACATCGGCAACCGCCACTGCCACGCCACCTTCCGCCAGCACAGTATCGCTTTTCGCGGCCTGACGGCGCTGTTCGGCCATATGGGCCTTGAGCTGGACCCGGTGAGCGCCGATGAACAAGAACGCGCGGGGTATCGCAAATACGCGGCGTTGCATAAGCAGTGGCGAGACTTAATCCATCACGGCGTGCAGTGGCGGGCAGATATGCCGGACGCCACGACGCTTGCGCACGGCGTGGTCAGTGAAGATAAGAGCCAGGCAATTTTCCTCGTCAGCCAGCTGGCGATGCCGGACTACACCCTGATGGCGCCGCTGCGCGTGGCGGGACTGGACGCGGGCGCGAGCTATCAGGTGACGCTGCTCGATCATCCGAATATTCAAATTACAGGAGAGGGCGGCCATACGATGCGTAAGCTGCCGGAATGGATGATGACGCCACAGACCGTAAGCGGCGAGTGGTTACAACAGGCGGGACTGGCGCTGCCAATCCTTGACCCGGAAAGCGCCATTTTGATTGGCCTGCAACGCGTGTGA
- a CDS encoding AzlD domain-containing protein: MGNMTLFIAGIAVLSLGTYLMRLGGAKLGNRLAFSERSQALLSDAATVLLFSVALATTFYEGEHFAGMARVLGVGFAVFLAWRKMPLIVVIIAAAVVTALLRMAGIS; the protein is encoded by the coding sequence ATGGGCAATATGACGCTATTTATTGCCGGTATCGCCGTGCTATCTCTGGGAACCTATTTAATGCGTTTAGGTGGAGCAAAGCTCGGCAACCGTTTAGCCTTTTCCGAACGTTCTCAGGCGCTGCTTTCCGATGCGGCGACGGTGCTGCTCTTTTCCGTCGCGCTAGCGACCACGTTTTATGAGGGTGAACATTTTGCCGGGATGGCGCGGGTGTTGGGCGTGGGCTTCGCGGTGTTCCTCGCCTGGCGCAAGATGCCGCTGATTGTGGTGATTATCGCCGCCGCCGTGGTAACGGCGCTGCTGCGGATGGCAGGAATATCTTAG
- a CDS encoding PTS sugar transporter subunit IIA, with product MTIKELLIEADAIQVGVTESDWQKVIHLAASPLVAKGYISTEYGQAVIDNTLHHGAYYVFDEGVAIPHARPECGVKRNCFSLVVLNKPIQFADSEKADIVIMFGAQDSNAHIEEGIRAIIALLDNNETMTKLRAASSREEVVALL from the coding sequence ATGACGATAAAAGAATTACTTATTGAGGCCGATGCCATTCAGGTCGGCGTCACGGAGTCAGACTGGCAGAAGGTGATTCACCTGGCCGCCAGTCCGCTGGTCGCAAAAGGGTATATCTCGACAGAATACGGCCAGGCGGTGATTGATAATACCCTGCACCATGGTGCGTATTACGTTTTTGATGAAGGCGTAGCGATCCCCCATGCCAGACCTGAATGCGGCGTAAAGCGTAACTGTTTTAGCCTGGTGGTGCTGAACAAACCGATTCAGTTTGCCGATAGCGAGAAGGCGGATATTGTCATTATGTTCGGCGCGCAGGACAGCAATGCTCATATCGAGGAGGGTATCCGCGCGATTATCGCGTTGCTCGATAATAACGAAACGATGACTAAGCTGCGGGCCGCCAGCAGCCGGGAGGAGGTCGTCGCGTTGTTATGA
- a CDS encoding maltose acetyltransferase domain-containing protein has translation MDMKKRMNSGELYLDSGYGLPEQRLMGKARAYEYNHSHPFNQELRKDIIKRMFASVGKECWIEPPINVAYGTHTTIGDNFYANFNLTLVDDAEIIIGNNVMFAPNVTISTAGHPVHPDLRHTQQQFSKPVIIEDGVWLGTGVIINPGVTIGKNSVIGAGSVVNRSIPANVIAVGIPCRVLRDITDEDKNKYQLFAG, from the coding sequence ATGGATATGAAAAAAAGAATGAACAGCGGGGAGCTATACCTTGATTCTGGGTATGGTTTGCCGGAACAACGACTGATGGGCAAAGCGCGGGCCTATGAATATAATCACTCGCATCCTTTTAATCAGGAATTAAGAAAAGATATTATTAAGCGAATGTTTGCGAGCGTAGGTAAAGAGTGCTGGATAGAACCACCGATTAATGTTGCCTACGGAACTCACACCACTATTGGCGATAACTTTTACGCTAATTTCAATCTGACGTTGGTTGATGATGCTGAGATTATTATTGGCAATAATGTCATGTTTGCGCCAAACGTAACAATTTCTACTGCGGGCCATCCAGTGCATCCGGACTTGCGCCATACGCAGCAGCAGTTCTCGAAACCGGTGATTATCGAAGATGGCGTCTGGCTGGGCACCGGGGTGATTATCAACCCAGGCGTCACCATCGGCAAAAACTCGGTGATTGGCGCCGGCAGCGTGGTTAATCGCTCAATACCGGCAAACGTGATCGCCGTCGGGATACCTTGCCGGGTATTAAGAGATATTACCGATGAGGATAAAAATAAATATCAGCTATTTGCGGGGTGA
- the fucO gene encoding lactaldehyde reductase, translating to MSFMLALPKISLHGAGAIGDMVKLVAGKQWGKALIVTDGHLVKMGLLDSLFATLDAQQMSYHLFDEVFPNPTEALVQKGYAAYQEANCDFIIAFGGGSPIDTAKAVKILTANPGPSTAYSGVGKVKNAGVPLVAINTTAGTAAEMTSNAVIIDAERQVKEVIIDPNIIPDIAVDDASVMLDIPASITAATGMDALTHAIEAFVSVGAHPLTDANALEAIRLINLWLPKAVDDGHNLEAREQMAFGQYLAGMAFNSAGLGLVHALAHQPGATHNLPHGVCNAILLPIIENFNRPNAVARFARVAQAMGVETRGMSDEAASMEAINAIRALSKRVGIPQGFSQLGVSKEDIEGWLDKALADPCAPCNPRTATRDEVRELYLEAL from the coding sequence ATGAGTTTTATGTTGGCACTTCCTAAAATCAGCCTTCACGGCGCGGGCGCAATCGGCGATATGGTCAAGCTGGTGGCGGGCAAACAGTGGGGCAAGGCGCTGATCGTCACCGACGGTCATCTGGTCAAAATGGGCCTGCTCGACAGCCTGTTCGCCACGCTGGACGCCCAGCAGATGTCATATCATCTGTTTGACGAGGTGTTCCCCAACCCGACCGAAGCGCTGGTGCAAAAAGGCTACGCGGCGTATCAGGAAGCAAACTGCGACTTTATTATCGCCTTTGGCGGCGGCAGCCCAATTGATACCGCCAAAGCGGTGAAAATCCTCACCGCTAACCCAGGACCTTCGACCGCCTACTCCGGCGTCGGCAAGGTAAAAAACGCCGGCGTGCCGCTGGTAGCAATCAACACCACTGCCGGAACGGCGGCGGAGATGACCAGCAACGCGGTGATCATCGACGCAGAACGTCAGGTTAAAGAAGTGATTATCGACCCGAATATCATCCCGGATATCGCCGTTGATGACGCCAGCGTGATGCTGGACATTCCGGCCTCCATCACCGCCGCCACCGGCATGGATGCGCTGACTCACGCCATTGAAGCCTTCGTTTCCGTGGGCGCGCACCCGCTGACCGACGCCAACGCCCTGGAAGCGATTCGCCTGATCAACCTGTGGTTGCCGAAAGCCGTGGACGACGGACATAACCTCGAAGCCCGTGAGCAGATGGCGTTTGGCCAATATCTGGCGGGCATGGCGTTTAACAGCGCCGGTCTTGGCCTGGTGCATGCGCTGGCTCATCAGCCGGGCGCTACCCACAACCTGCCGCACGGCGTGTGCAACGCCATCCTGCTGCCGATCATCGAAAACTTTAACCGCCCGAACGCCGTCGCGCGCTTTGCTCGCGTGGCGCAGGCGATGGGCGTCGAGACCCGTGGCATGAGCGATGAAGCCGCCAGCATGGAGGCGATCAACGCCATCCGCGCCCTGAGCAAGCGCGTCGGTATTCCGCAGGGCTTCAGCCAGCTTGGCGTCAGCAAAGAGGACATCGAAGGCTGGCTGGACAAGGCGCTGGCCGACCCGTGTGCGCCGTGCAACCCGCGCACCGCCACCCGTGACGAAGTTCGCGAACTGTATCTGGAGGCATTATGA
- a CDS encoding carbohydrate porin, with protein sequence MNKKILSIAIGLCLIAGSAVAKNNHLTLEQRMEQLEARLAVAENRATVAESLVRELQDKQNASMQVAQNTVPVKSQAPVAESKKNISAPELKLSGYGDLKIYGDVEFNMDAESKHGLLAMTNADVGSDPTYDNWDLNGRILLGFDGIRKMDKGYFAGFSIQPLADMTGSMNLDDAAFFFGRENDWKVKVGRFEAYDMFPLNQDTFVEHSGNTANDLYSDGHGYIYMMKEGRGRSDAGGNFLLSKQIDNWYFELNTLLEDGTSLYDDGGYHGRDMEQKKNVAYLRPVVSWAKNEFSVAAAMEANVVQNAYGYHDAQGNFVDQSDRTGYGLTMTWNGLKSDPEDGVVVNLNTAYMDASNEKDFTAGVNALWQRFELGYIYAHNKISDYAGVICDNDCWIKDEGTYNIHTFHASYQIPNVMNMQNFNIYLGAYYSILDSDNKLSQGDDDDRYGARLRFKYHF encoded by the coding sequence ATGAATAAAAAAATATTATCGATAGCGATTGGTTTATGTTTGATAGCAGGTTCGGCAGTGGCTAAAAATAATCATCTGACCCTGGAGCAAAGAATGGAACAGCTTGAAGCGCGGTTGGCTGTTGCTGAAAATCGGGCGACGGTGGCGGAAAGCCTGGTGCGAGAATTACAGGATAAACAGAATGCCTCTATGCAGGTCGCACAAAATACGGTGCCGGTAAAAAGCCAGGCCCCTGTGGCGGAGAGTAAAAAGAATATTTCGGCTCCTGAGCTTAAATTATCCGGGTATGGCGACCTGAAAATTTATGGTGATGTTGAATTTAATATGGATGCAGAAAGTAAACATGGCCTGCTGGCGATGACCAACGCCGATGTCGGCAGCGATCCGACCTACGACAACTGGGATTTAAATGGCCGCATTCTGCTGGGTTTTGACGGCATCCGTAAGATGGACAAGGGCTATTTTGCCGGATTCTCCATTCAACCTCTGGCGGATATGACCGGCTCAATGAACCTTGATGATGCCGCATTCTTCTTTGGCCGGGAGAACGACTGGAAGGTTAAAGTGGGACGCTTTGAAGCTTACGATATGTTCCCGCTAAATCAGGACACTTTTGTTGAGCACTCGGGGAATACCGCCAACGACCTGTACAGCGACGGCCATGGCTACATCTATATGATGAAAGAGGGGCGTGGTCGCTCTGACGCAGGCGGCAACTTCCTGCTGAGTAAGCAGATAGATAATTGGTATTTTGAGCTTAACACTCTGCTGGAGGACGGCACTTCGTTGTATGACGACGGCGGCTACCACGGTCGCGACATGGAGCAGAAAAAGAACGTTGCGTACCTGCGCCCTGTCGTGTCGTGGGCGAAGAATGAATTCTCCGTTGCGGCGGCAATGGAAGCCAACGTGGTGCAGAATGCCTACGGTTATCACGATGCTCAGGGTAACTTTGTCGATCAGTCCGACCGCACCGGCTATGGCCTGACCATGACCTGGAACGGCCTGAAAAGCGACCCGGAGGACGGTGTGGTGGTAAACCTGAATACCGCTTATATGGATGCCAGCAACGAGAAGGATTTTACCGCCGGGGTGAACGCGCTGTGGCAACGCTTTGAGCTGGGGTATATCTACGCGCATAACAAAATCAGTGATTATGCCGGGGTGATTTGCGATAACGACTGCTGGATTAAAGATGAAGGTACCTACAATATTCATACCTTCCATGCCTCATATCAAATCCCGAACGTGATGAATATGCAGAACTTTAATATTTATCTCGGTGCTTATTACTCTATTTTGGATAGTGACAATAAGCTGAGTCAGGGCGATGACGACGACCGCTACGGCGCGCGGTTGCGATTTAAATATCATTTCTAA
- the rhaM gene encoding L-rhamnose mutarotase, translating to MIRKAFVMQVNPEAHEEYQHRHTPIWPELEAVLKAHGAHHYAIYLDKERNLLFATVEIESEERWNAVASTEVCQRWWKYMCDVMPANPDNSPVSAELKEVFYLE from the coding sequence ATGATCCGCAAAGCTTTCGTGATGCAGGTAAACCCTGAAGCACATGAAGAGTATCAGCACCGCCACACGCCAATCTGGCCGGAATTGGAAGCGGTGCTGAAGGCCCACGGCGCGCACCACTACGCAATTTACCTCGATAAAGAGCGCAACCTGCTGTTCGCCACGGTGGAGATTGAATCGGAAGAACGTTGGAACGCCGTCGCCAGTACCGAAGTGTGTCAGCGCTGGTGGAAGTATATGTGTGATGTTATGCCAGCAAACCCGGATAACAGCCCGGTGAGCGCGGAGCTCAAAGAGGTGTTTTATCTGGAGTAA